The genomic window CATTTGCATAGGTGCAACTTCCTCTATCTTTTCCACTACATTTTTTAATGTTAAATTATCTTTTAATTCATTTCCACTAGAACTTGAGCTGCATCCTACAAATATAGCCCCAAACGTAAATAGAGATAATAAAATTCCAACTAGTTTTTTCATATTAGCCCCTCATTTCTTTAAAATATAACATCTATGAAAATATTATATAATAAATTATTAATTTATTAAAGCTGTTAAGTAAAAGTTTACATTAAGTTAATAAGACTAATTTAAATTAGTCTTATTAACTTAATTTTTATAATTTTTTATTTTATTTGCTATATCCTCAAGATATTCTAATCGTTCATATTTTTCTAATAACAAAATTTCTAACTCTTCTTTTTCAGCTGTAAGTTCATTTAATAATCCATAGTTAGAAAAGTTTTGTTCCATTTTTTTATCTATTTCATCTACCTTATTTTCTATATTTTTAATAATAGAATAAATTTCGTTAAATTCCTTTTGCTCTTTAAAAGTAAATTTTGGTCTTTCATCTTTATTTTTTACATATTGCTTCTTTTTCTCAAAGTTAGTATTTTTCACATTTAAATCATCTTCTTTTAGTTTTTGATTTTCCAATTCTTTACTTATAAGAAAATAACTATAATTTCCAGTATATTCTTTAATTAGTCCATTACCTTCATAAGAGAAAATTTTATGGCAAATTCTATCTAAGAAATATCTATCATGAGATACTACTACTACTACTCCAATAAATTCATCTAAAAAATCTTCTAAAATTTTTAATGTCTCTATATCTAAGTCATTTGTTGGCTCATCTAAAATAAGAACGTTAGGTGCTTCCATAAGAACTCTTAATAATTGAAGTCTTCTTCTTTCTCCTCCAGATAGTTTCTCGATTGGAGTATATTGCATTGTACCATCAAACAAAAATCTTTCAGCAAGTTGAGATGCTGTAATATCATATCCAGCATCTGTTGGGATTCTCTCCCCACCCTCTTTTATATAATCAATAGCTCTCATATTATTATTCATTTCAGTAGAATCTTGTGAAAACACTCCTATTTTAACAGTATCTCCAATTTCTATTTCACCAGAATCTAATGGAATCATACCTCTTATTATATTTATAAGGGTTGTTTTGCCCATACCATTTTTACCAATAATACCGATTCTATCATCTCTTAAAAATATGTAATTAAAGCTATCTATTAGTTTTTTATCGTTAAATGATTTAGAAATAGAATTTAATTCTATTATTTTTTTACCAAGTCTTCTACCAACAAAAGGCATTTCTATATCTTGTTTAGTTTGTATAAATTCTTTATTAACTAATTCATCAAATCTTTGAAGTCTAGCTTTCTGTTTTGTTGTTCTAGCTTTAGCTCCTCTTCTTACCCATTTAAGCTCTTTGATTATTAGTTTTTTTCTCTTTTCTTCATTTGCATTTTCAACTTGAATTCTTTCAGATTTCTGTTCAAGAAAGTCACTATAATTTCCTTCATAAGAATAAATATTACCTCTATCTAATTCTAATATTTTATTAGCAACACGATCAAGAAAGTATCTATCATGGGTAATCATTAAAAGAGCGCCTTTCCTAGAATTTAAATATTCTTCAAGCCATTCTATAGATTCAGCATCTAAATGATTTGTTGGTTCATCTAAAACTAAAAGTTCGCAAGGTGTAATTAAAGCTGAAGCTAAAAAAACTCTTTTTTTCTGACCACCGGATAATTCTCCCATTTTAGCATTAAAATCTTTTATTCCAAGTTTTGTAAGAATAGCTTTTGCATCACTTTCTAAATCCCAAAGATTCATATTATCTATTTTTTCTTGAAGTCTTATTAATTTGCTATTTTTATCATCATCAAATAAACCTTGGTTTATCTCTTCAAGTAAATTTTCATATTCCATAATTAATTTCATTTCTGGAGTATCGCCTCTAAATATTTGTTCTAATACAGTTGCTTCTAAGTTGAAGTCTGGATTTTGTGCTAAATATTCTATTCTAACATTTTTTCCTTTAATAATTGTACCTTCAAAAAATTCTTCACGATTAGTAAGTATTTTTAAAAATGTTGACTTACCAGCACCATTAACCCCAATTAGGCCTATCTTATCTCCAGAATTTATTCCTAAAGATACATTTCTTAATAGAACTTTTTCACTATATGTTTTATTTATGTTTTCTAATGTTAATAAATTCATATGCCTCTCCCTTTATAAAAAATACAATAATGGTATTATATCATATTATAAAGTTAAATACCTAGCAGATAGTCTATTTAACTACTTACTAGGTATTTAACTTTATATTAAGCTTAACTTATTTCCATATTTTCTTTTTATAATTATAGCTATTGAAACTCCAAGTATAGTTACAACAACAAATTCACCAATAGCAACTTGTAGCATTGTTATAAATATAGGAACTCCTAAAACGAAATTTAGCATCCATCCTATTATTACACCATTAAATAGTGTCGGCCATAAGGATGCTATTAATAAAGAAAATTTATTTTGCTTTAAAAATTTTGCTGTTAAAGATATAGATGAAACACTCATAAACGTAGCTATAGTTCCAAATACAATATCCATTACGCCATAGCCACCTAAAATATTAGATAATAGACAACCTAACGTTAGTCCACCTATATAAAATGGATCAAAGAATGCTAATAATACCATAACCTCAGATAATCTAAATTGAATTGGACCATAACTAATAGGAGCTAATATAATAGTTAAAATTGCGTATAGAGCCGCTATAATAGCTGTTTTTACTAATCTTTTTGTTAAAGTGTTTTTCAAGATTAATCCTTCCTTTACTTAAATATTTTTAAATATAAAAGGGGTATATTATATAATATACCCCCAGTAATTAAATCTACTACATATATATAAAATAGGATATTACGAAATGTAATACCTAGATAAATATTATTACTATTTTTTATAATGTAATGTAATTTAACCTAGTTTTATTTTGAGACAGGAGGCTTTCGAACTGTCTTATTCTTTTTTACTTTATAATAATATATGAATTTTTAATTTTTTTCAAGTATTAAAATTCTTTTTTAGCAGCTGATAACATTAATTTAATTCTATTTAGTTGATTAACTTCACTAGCACCAGGATCATAATCTATAGCAACAATATTTGCTTCTGGATAAACTCTCTTCAGTTCTTTAATCACACCTTTGCCGGTAACATGATTAGGTAAGCAAGCAAATGGTTGCATACATACTATATTTTTAACTCCATCTTCAATAAGTTCTATCATTTCACCTGTTAAAAACCAACCTTCACCAGTTTGATTTCCTAAAGATACAATTTTACTAGCTTCAGCTGCAATGTCTTCTATATACTTTAATTTTCCAAATCTATTACTATTTTTTAAGGCTGTTCTATAATAACTTCTATAAAATTCAATTATTTTATTAGCAATATTACAACTAATAGTATTAAGCTTAGTTCCTAATAAGTATTTATACTTAAATTTTGAATTATAAGTACAATATAGAAGAAAATCAGCTAAATCCGGCATAACCGCTTCAGCGTCCTCTTCTTCAAGTAAATTTACAACACTATTATTAGCTATAGGATTAAACTTTACTAATATTTCACCAACTAAACCAACTCGTATTTTTTCCTTGTCTATTATTTCTACTGAGTCAAATTCTTTAATAATAGAGTATATATTATTTTTAAATTCTCTTCTTTTTGCATTTTTTAATGAATTTAAGCAGATAGTTGTCCATTTTTTATATAATTCATTACAAGTACCACTTTTTTTCTCATATGGTCTAACTCTATATAAAACCCTCATTAAAACATCACCATAAATTAATCCCATCATTGATCTATTTAATAAATTTAAGGATAAATTGAATCCTGGATTTTTTTCTATGCCTGTAGCATTTAATGAAATTACTGGTATATTAGAAAAACCAGCATCTTTAAGAGCTTTCCTTAAAAAACCTATATAATTAGTTGCACGACATCCTCCTCCAGTTTGAGATAGCATAATGGAGGTATTATTTAAATCGTAATTGTTAGATTTAAGAGCTTCTATTATTTGACCAATTACTAATATAGCTGGGTAGCAGGCATCATTATTTACATATTTTAAACCTATGTCTACAGAGGTTTTACCTTTAGAAGGTATTAAAACTAAATTGTATCCGGATAATTTAAAAGCTTCCTCTAAAAATCGAAAATGTATAGGGGACATTGATGGAACAAGTATTGTATGCTTATTTTTCATTTCTTTAGAAAAGACTATTCTATTATAAGCATTATTAGATCTAGTTAACTTAAAATTATTATTTTCTCTATCTATCATAGTGGCTTTTAAAGATCTAAGTCTAATTTTTATAGCACCTAAATTAGTTCCTTCATCTATTTTTAACGATGTATATATTTTAGAATTATTTTCTAAGATCTCTTGAACTTGATCAGTTGTAATAGCATCTAAACCACATCCAAATGAGTTTAATTGTACAAGCTCTAAATAATTTTTAGTAGATATAAAACTTGCAGCTGCATATAACCTTGAATGATATGCCCATTGGTCTACTACTCTTAGAGGTCTATCTACTTTTCCTAAATGAGAAATTGAATCTTCAGTTAAAACAGCCATTCCTAATGAATTTATAATATTAGGAATACCATGATTTATTTCAGGATCTATGTGATATGGTCTTCCAGATAAAACTATTCCCTTTATATTATTTTTAAGTATATATTTTAATGTTTCTTCGCCTTTACTTCTAATATCATTTTTAAAGTTAATTTGTTCTTTTGTTGCATTATCAATACTTTTAGATATTTCAGCTTTAGAAATATTGAATATTTTTAATTCCTCAAACAAAACCTTCTTTAACTTTTTCTTATTACAATAAGGTAAAAATGGATTTATAAAATTAATCTTTTTAATTCTTAAAATATCAATATTATTCTTTATAACTTCAGGATATGAGGTAACAATAGGACAATTAAAATGATTATTTGCATTATTTTGCTCTTTTTCTTCATGTGTAATACAAGGATAAAATATAGTTTTTATATCTTTTTCCATTAGATTAATTATATGTCCATGAACAAGTTTAGCTGGATAACAAACAGATTCAGATGGTATTGTTTCAATTCCCTTTTCATATATATTTTTTGAAGTCTTATCAGAAAGAACTACTCTAAATCCTAAATTGGTAAAGAAAGTAAACCAAAATGGATAATCTTCATAAATATTTAGTACCCTTGGAATACCAATAACTCCCCTTTTAGCATTTTCTATATTTAAAGGTTTATATTTAAATAATCGTTCATATTTATATTTATATAGATTAGGAAGTTTCCTTACTCCAATTACTTTACCTAATCCTTTTTCACATCTATTCCCTGAAATAAATTTTTCTCCATTTCCAAAATTATTTATAGTTAATAAACAATTATTAGAACATGATTTACATCTTGTAATTGTAGTATCTATATTAAAATTTTCAAGCTTTTTTAAGGTTAATATACTTGAAATATTATTCTTCTTATATCTTTCTTTTGCAATTAAAGCTGCTCCAAAAGCTCCCATTAAACCTGATATATCAGGTCGTATAACTTCTCTGTTAGATAAAATTTCAAAACTTCTAAGAACTAAATCATTATAAAAGGTTCCCCCTTGAACTACTATTTTATTACCAAGTTCTTCTGAACTTCTTACTTTTATTACTTTAAATAGAGCATTTTTTATAACTGAATAAGATAATCCAGCTGATATATCAGAAATAGTAGCTCCTTCTTTTTGAGATTGCTTAACACGAGAATTCATAAAAACTGTGCATCTAGATCCTAAATCTACTGGCTTTTTAGAAAATAAACCTTCATTAACAAAATCTTGTATGGTCATACCTAATGAATTTGCAAACGTATCTAAAAATGATCCACATCCTGAAGAACAAGCTTCATTTAAAAGAATACTTTGAATAACACCATCTTTTATTTTAAGGCATTTCATATCTTGTCCACCTATATCTAAAATAAAATCTACTTCTGGACAAAAAAATTCAGCAGCTTTATAATGCGCTATAGTTTCTATTTCACCATAGTCTATTTTTAAAGCAGATTTTATTAATAGCTCTCCGTAACCAGTTACAGTAGATGCAACTATATTTGCGCTTTTAGGCAAAGCATTGTATAAATTTTTAAGAGTGTCTATAGTAGATTTTAATGGACTTCCCTCATTACTTCCGTAGTATGTATATAAAACTGATCCATATTTATCTATTAGTACAACTTTTGTTGTTGTGGAGCCAGAATCTATTCCTAAAAAACAATCTCCTTTAAAGGATTTTAATTCTTCCCTTTTAACTTTATTCATTTCATGTCTTATTAAAAATTTCTTGTAATCTTCTTTATTATTAAAAAGAGGGGCTAATCTATTACTTTCCTCTATTATAGAAGAATCAAGATTTTCTATTTTAAATATCAAGCGCTTTAAACTAATATTCTCATATTGAAAGCTATATAAAGCTGCACCTAAAGCAACGTATAATTCAGAGTTTTTAGGAACTATAATGTCATCTTCTTTTAACTCTAATACTTCTATAAATCTTTTTCTAAGTTCAGATAAAAAATGTAATGGACCTCCAAGAAAAGCTACTTTTCCTTTTATAGGTCTTCCACAAGCTAGTCCACTGATTGTTTGTATTACAACTGCTTGAAAAACTGATACAGCTATATTTTCCTTTGAAGCACCTTCATTTAAAAGTGGCTGTATATCTGTTTTTGCAAATACACCACACCTTGCGGCAATAGGATATATATTTGTATAATTTTTAGCTAGTTCATTTAAGCCTAAGGAGTCTGTTTTCAGTAGCATTGCCATTTGATCTATAAATGATCCAGTTCCACCTGCACAGGTTCCATTCATTCTTTGCTCAATACCATTTTTATAATAAGTTATTTTAGCGTCTTCTCCACCTAACTCAATTGCAATGTCTGTATCACTGTTATAAGTTTTTATAGCTTTAGTTGCAGCAATTACCTCTTGAATAAAAGGAATGTTAGTTTTTTTCGAAATACTTATACCACCTGAACCAGTCATTACTGTAGATATAGTAAGATTATCAAATTGTTCATATATTTCTTTTAAAACTCTTACTATTGTATTTTTAATGTCTGAATAATGCCTTTGGTACACATTATAAACTATATCATTGTTATTATTTAGAATTACAACTTTAACAGTTGTAGATCCAACGTCTATACCCATATGAAATAATTCATTTCTATTTCTCTCCATCGTCTATTTCCTCTTTTCAATAATGATACAAATATTTTATGATTTAAAAATTGTAATTAGCACTAAAAAATAAAACCATTGCTTAAAGCAATGGTTTTTATAAGGTAGTTTAATTTTTAATACTTAATTTTTTTATTAAATTATCTTTTAAAGTCCAAAGCTCTTGTGATAAATCTACATAATATGCATGAGGGTTTTCAAATCTTTTTATTTCATCCCACAAAGTATCTACTTCTTTTAAACATTTCTCCCTTATAGTTTTAAGGGAGGGTGATTTATATACAAGTTCTCCTTTTATGAATATTGGAACCTGTAATTCTTTAATATAGAAATTAGTCAATTTTTTCTTTTTCCATACATGAATTGGATCAAAAATAGTATAAGGCTTATTTTCATCTATTTTTTCTGTAGCTAAAGTAATTACATCACATAAAGCCTTATCTGAATATTTATCAAAAAATCTATAAACTCTTTTATATCCAGGGTTACTTACCTTTTCTGGATTTTCTGATATTTTTATTCTAGGTTCAGCAATTCCTGATTCATTTTGTACAGCAACTAATTTATATACTCCGCCAAATACTGGCTCAGCTTTAGAAGTTACAAGACGTTCTCCTACCCCAAAAAGATCTATTTTGGCTCCTTGATTAAATAATGAGGTTATAGTATATTCATCTAAAGAATTAGAAGCAATTATTTTACAGTCAGTTAAACCTTCTTTATCTAACATTTTTCGTGCTTTTCTTGATAAATAAGCCATATCTCCACTATCTAGACGTATTCCTTTTAATCTATATCCCATTGGCTCTAATACTTCTTTTGCAACTTTAATTGCATTTGGAACTCCTGAACCTAAAACAGAATATGTATCTACTAAAAGAGTACAAGAATCAGGATAATTTTCAGCATAAGTTTTAAATGCTAAAAACTCATCATCAAATAATTGTATCCAGCTATGTGCCATTGTTCCAAATACAGGTATATCAAATATTTCTCCAGCTAGAGTAGTTGCTGTTCCTATTGCGCCTCCTATATATGCAGCTCTTGCACCGTATATAGCGCCATCATATCCTTGAGCTCTTCTAGCTCCAAATTCCATTACACCATTACCATTAGCAGCTCTAACTATTCTATTTGATTTTGTAGCTATTAAACACTGATGATTTAATGTTAATAGTATCATAGTTTCAATAAGTTGTGCTTCAATAACAGGAGCTTTTACAGTTAAAATAGGTTCGTTTGGAAATATAGGAGTTCCTTCTTCAAAAGAATAAATATCTCCTGAGAATTTAAAATTAATTAAATACTGTAAAAATTCCTCTTTAAATATATCTAAACTTCTTAAATAAGAAATATCCTTTTCATTAAATCTTAATCCTTTTATGTATTCTATAACCTGATCAAGACCTGCCATAATTGCAAATCCACCTTTTTCAGGAACTTTTCTAAAAAAAACATCAAAATATACTATTTTATTACCTAAATTGTTATTTAAATAACCATTACTCATTGTAAGCTCATAAAAATCCATAAGCATAGTCATATTTCGAGTTTCAGACAAATTTAATCTGTTCATTTAAAATATCCTCCGACTTTAGTTAGTTAATAATTTAACATAATCAAATAGATTTTACAACCTTTATCCCATTTGATTTAAGCTTAAAAAAAGTAATTAAATTCATTAAATCCCCATTATGATTTCCAAAATCATATGTTTCGACCATATTCATGGGTACTATTATATTTTTTTCCACATTTAATTCATGAAAATACGTAGATAAAGTTAGAGCAAATGTTTCTACACAAATATCAGTACATACTCCTGTAATTACAAAAGTATCTATATCCATATTATTTTCAAGCCAATTTTTAAATTCTATTGAGTGAAATCCATTTATAGAATTTTTCTTTATAATTTTTGATTTAGTTAATTTCGAAATTACTTTTATTTCATCTATTAATTCTTCTTCTACACTTTCTTTTACACAATGTATAGGATAGCTTTTAAATTCAACAGAATTTTTAGTATGACTATCTATGAAAAATATCTTTTCGTCATTTTCAAATTTATTAGCTAATATGCTGATAGGATTTATTACTTTAGATACTCTAGAGGAAGCTAATGGTCCAATATTATAAAATCCTTTAACCATATCTACAATAATTAGTGCTTTTTTACCTTTTATCTCATCTAAAGTTATTTTTTTTATAGAATTTATTTCTTCCTGTATTCTTTCTATGGTTTGAAACATAAAATCCTCCTAAATATTACAAAATATAGAATTCTTATTTCCGTATTATAATTAACTTTAAGTATAATATATGTTACTTTCCTATATATGTCAACAATTGCACTTTTAAAAATATTTACATTAATAAATATAATATAGTTAATAGCAAATTAGTTAAATTTAAATTTTTCTAATAAATAAAAAACATATTCTACATTTGTAATTTAGTAGAATATGCTTTTAATTTGTATAATCTATAAATCTGCTATAGAAATTTTTCCAAATACAGATTCCCAATCAGTTGAAAAATCATCAACAGCTTTTTGAATTGCAGGCATTTTTAATGCATCTATTAATATTTCAGGTGCCATTGTTGCAGTTTGAGCTCCACAAGCAAAAGACTCATTTACTTGACCAATATTCTTAAAACTTGCAGCAAGTATTTTTGTTTTATAATTATATTTTTCCATCATATCAGCAAGCTCTTTTATAACTTTACCAGGGTCAATACCCATATTTTCCATTCTGTTAAAATAGGGTGCAATAAAATCTGCTCCAGCTTCCATAGCTAACAATCCTTGAGCAGTAGTGTAAATTGCAGTTGCTGTTATAAAAACTCCTTGAGATTTAAGTATCCTCATTGCTTTTAATCCTTCTAAGTTTACTGGTATTTTAATGCATACTTTATCGTCAACATTTTCTAAAATAGCTTTTGCTTCTTTTAATATTCCTTCACAATCTTGTGCAATAACTTGAATATGAAGAGTTTTATCAAATCCTATTATTTCACGAATTTTTCTAAAGTGATTAAAGAAATCAATTTTTCCTTCTTTTTTTAAAATAGTTGGATTACTTGTAACCCCAGTTATTGGAAAAAAATCGCTGTATTTTTTTATTATTTCAATATTAGCTGTATCAAACATATATTCCATTTTGATTCTCTCCTTTTAGTATATATTCTAGTTTTCTAAAATAAAGCCTGACATTAGGAAATATTAAGATCTTACATTTGAGCTTTCTTGTCTCTAAAACTTTTATTAATATACTTATATTATACAACTTAATAATCATTTGTCAATATTTTTATTTCATTTGAAATTTTATATATTTTCATATGAAATAATATTTTTTAATTTTATAAATAAATTTGAAAAATAAAAAACACAAATCTAATTTTAAATTTATATTAGAATATGTGTTTTACAAAAATAATATTAAATTAATCTACTTTTACCATTTTTACTTCTATATTTTTATTTTTTAAATTTTCTAAAACATCTTTTGGAATATTATCATCTGTTATTACATAGTCAACCTCTTCTGTCTTAAATTGAGATACTACCCCACGTTCTGAAAACTTTGATGACTCTGTTAAAATTATAAGCTTATTAGCATTTTCTGACATTACTTTTACTGTTTCTGTTCTCATTAAATTTTTTCCTGTAAACCCTATTTTAGAATTGTAACCATCAGTTCCAACAAATAATTTGTCTACAAAAAAGTCCTCTACACATTTTTTTGTAAGTGGTCCGACTACTACTTGTGATTCAGGTTGATAATCTCCTCCTAATAATACCACTTTAGCATTTCCTTCTCTAATGTGAGAAGCAATAAAAACAGAGTTAGTAATTATAGTTATATCTTTTTTATTATATGCAAGCTCTTCTGCAAGCAAAGCACAAGATGATCCTGATTCAACCATAACCGTTTCTCCATCAACAACTAGTTCAGATGCTAAATTTGCTATTTTACGTTTTATATTATAATTAAAAGCTAATCTGCTATTTATATCATCACTGGTAGAGGTTGTTACAGCATAACCATGTTCACGCTTTAATAATCCTCTTTCACATAAAACATCTAGATCTTTACGTACAGTAACTTGTGACACATTTAAAAGCTCAGCTAATTTACTAACTTCTATACGTTTATTTTCATTTACAATTTCAAGAAGTTTTGTATACCTACTTGTCATAGTAAATCCTCCTATTTATAAAATTTATACTAATTATATCATAAACTATTTGCAAACTAAAATAATTATAATATTAAAAACAATATCTAAAGAGCTTTTTCTATTCATATTGATTTGTCCTTACACACCCCAATATTCATATTATTACTAATACACAATCTCCATTAATATTATTTAAAAGGAGCAATTAAAATATATTAATCACTCCTTTTATAAATTCATTTTTATATTTAAAATTTATTATTAAACGGTTTGTTCAGTTCTTTCAATAATATCATCTTGAGTTTTCTTTGATAATACATTAAAGAAAGCACTATATCCAGCAACACGAACAATTAAGTCCCTGTGTTTATCAGGATTAACTTGAGCATCTTTTAAGGTCTCTTTTGATACAACATTGTATTGTACATGGAAACCATCTAATCTATTAAAGAATGTACGAAGCAATGCAATAAGCTTTAGTTTATCTTCTTCTGAAGATAATGTTTGAGGATTTACTTTTTGATTTAAAAGAACTCCACCTGTTATTTCTGTTGTTGGTAATTTTGAAACAGATTTAAATACTGCTGTTGGACCATTTTTATCCATTGAATGACAAGGTGCACAACCTTCTGCAAGTGGTTCCCAAGCATTACGTCCATCAGGGGTAGCCATTGTTCCAAGTCCTTGACCAACATTTGCAGAAATAGATGACGTACCTGCATAATAGTTTCCACCAATTGGACCTCTTCCATAACGAGTATTATGATATTTTTTTATTTCAACTATATGTGAGTCGTAAGCTTCACGAATTAAATTATCTACATAATCATCATCATTTCCAAATTTAGGAGGTACTTCAAGAAGTATTTTTTGTATTCTCTTACCATTTTCACCATCAAAATTATTTAATATAGCATCCCAAAGCTCTTGTGTAGTAAATAATTTATCCTCAAATACACATTTCTTAATAGCTGAAAGAGAATCAGCAAGGTTTGCAATACCAACCTGTAAATCAGATATCATATCATATATAGCTCCACCTTCTTTAAGACTTAAACCTCTTTCAATACAATCATCAGTTAAAGCTGAGCAAAGAACATCCATAGTATTT from Clostridium septicum includes these protein-coding regions:
- a CDS encoding fructose-6-phosphate aldolase, which gives rise to MEYMFDTANIEIIKKYSDFFPITGVTSNPTILKKEGKIDFFNHFRKIREIIGFDKTLHIQVIAQDCEGILKEAKAILENVDDKVCIKIPVNLEGLKAMRILKSQGVFITATAIYTTAQGLLAMEAGADFIAPYFNRMENMGIDPGKVIKELADMMEKYNYKTKILAASFKNIGQVNESFACGAQTATMAPEILIDALKMPAIQKAVDDFSTDWESVFGKISIADL
- a CDS encoding DeoR/GlpR family DNA-binding transcription regulator — translated: MTSRYTKLLEIVNENKRIEVSKLAELLNVSQVTVRKDLDVLCERGLLKREHGYAVTTSTSDDINSRLAFNYNIKRKIANLASELVVDGETVMVESGSSCALLAEELAYNKKDITIITNSVFIASHIREGNAKVVLLGGDYQPESQVVVGPLTKKCVEDFFVDKLFVGTDGYNSKIGFTGKNLMRTETVKVMSENANKLIILTESSKFSERGVVSQFKTEEVDYVITDDNIPKDVLENLKNKNIEVKMVKVD